A stretch of Sulfurimonas autotrophica DSM 16294 DNA encodes these proteins:
- a CDS encoding HDOD domain-containing protein: MTEDILKKIKQLPPLPKSALQIEEVYKNPDSTFNDMAKILEKDPLLTADILKAANSPLYGFSREINAISQAVGLFGMGTVRGFALASIVKKSFNLDLSPYGITNEMFSELSKKQHALTTSWCLKKENRLLGVLSPAAFLVEIGKVLIAQQIMADKKEAEFKAAMKELKDAEAAEREIVGVDTPEVSATIFAQWKFEEGLIDIIKNCQNPDAAKEEDKKAAQILHVVRVAVPINGVVTNESIQSAKELIQKYKLDMDSFDMAIEHIE, from the coding sequence ATGACTGAAGATATATTAAAAAAAATTAAACAACTACCGCCACTTCCTAAATCTGCTCTTCAAATAGAAGAAGTTTATAAGAATCCAGATAGTACATTTAATGACATGGCAAAAATTTTGGAAAAAGACCCACTTTTGACTGCAGATATTTTAAAAGCGGCAAATTCGCCTCTTTATGGTTTTTCAAGAGAAATAAACGCCATTAGTCAGGCAGTCGGTCTTTTTGGTATGGGTACCGTTCGTGGATTTGCATTGGCTTCTATTGTAAAGAAGAGCTTTAATCTGGATTTATCACCTTATGGTATAACAAATGAGATGTTCTCAGAGCTTTCAAAAAAACAACATGCACTGACTACTTCGTGGTGTTTAAAAAAAGAAAATAGACTTTTGGGCGTTTTATCACCTGCTGCTTTTTTAGTAGAAATCGGAAAAGTGCTTATCGCTCAACAAATTATGGCTGATAAAAAAGAAGCAGAATTTAAAGCAGCTATGAAGGAACTTAAAGATGCTGAAGCTGCAGAGAGAGAAATAGTAGGTGTTGATACACCTGAAGTAAGTGCCACAATTTTCGCGCAATGGAAATTTGAAGAGGGGCTTATTGATATTATAAAAAACTGCCAAAACCCTGATGCAGCAAAAGAAGAAGATAAAAAAGCTGCACAAATTCTTCATGTAGTACGAGTTGCCGTTCCTATCAATGGAGTAGTTACAAATGAGAGTATTCAATCTGCCAAAGAGTTAATACAAAAGTATAAACTTGATATGGACAGCTTTGATATGGCTATTGAACACATAGAATAA
- a CDS encoding 6-phosphofructokinase, with protein MKQNIAIICSGGDVSGMNPALKRFVEYSFEQNLTPYFVYDGYEGLIDNNIKKADYCDVAGIINRGGTKTGSARSKRFMQKEYRTIAKQNLDNLHVTMLIVLGGDGSFKGLHEFYKEHKIKFCGIPSTIDNDISGTDYCLGVDTALNMIKFSIDSIRDTASSFKRAFVIETMGNKCGYLALVSHLTSGSELCLIPEIPYNLNDYEEKFKREIKNGRRYFIAVVAEGIKQDSAEIAKWFEEKIGIESRVNILGHLQRGGNPTVKDRLMAYKFITYAIDGLMKNKNESIICYMESGFEYKEIDAVVNTPYQLNHELIKYISS; from the coding sequence ATGAAACAAAATATTGCGATTATTTGTTCAGGCGGTGATGTATCAGGTATGAACCCTGCATTAAAACGATTTGTCGAATACAGTTTTGAACAGAATCTTACACCCTACTTTGTATATGACGGGTATGAGGGACTCATTGACAACAATATAAAAAAAGCAGATTATTGCGATGTTGCAGGTATTATCAATCGTGGAGGCACAAAAACAGGGAGTGCCAGAAGCAAAAGATTTATGCAAAAAGAATACCGAACTATTGCAAAACAAAATCTTGATAACTTACATGTAACTATGTTAATAGTACTTGGGGGTGATGGCTCTTTTAAAGGATTACATGAATTTTATAAAGAACATAAAATAAAATTTTGTGGTATTCCTTCGACTATTGACAACGATATTTCCGGTACTGATTATTGCTTAGGTGTGGATACAGCACTTAATATGATAAAATTTTCAATAGATTCTATAAGAGATACGGCATCCTCATTTAAAAGAGCTTTTGTGATTGAGACTATGGGTAACAAGTGCGGTTATCTAGCGCTTGTATCACATCTAACATCAGGTTCTGAACTTTGCCTTATTCCAGAGATACCATATAATTTGAATGATTATGAAGAAAAATTCAAACGAGAAATAAAAAATGGTCGTAGATATTTTATAGCTGTGGTTGCAGAAGGTATAAAACAAGATTCTGCCGAAATAGCTAAGTGGTTTGAAGAAAAAATTGGTATTGAGTCAAGAGTGAATATTCTAGGACATTTACAGCGTGGAGGCAATCCAACAGTAAAAGATAGACTTATGGCTTATAAATTTATAACATATGCCATTGATGGTTTAATGAAAAATAAAAATGAAAGTATTATTTGTTATATGGAGAGTGGATTTGAATATAAAGAAATTGATGCGGTCGTGAACACGCCGTATCAATTAAATCATGAGCTTATAAAATATATAAGCTCATAA
- a CDS encoding DnaJ family protein, with product MSKSLYETLEVSPSASESEIKKAYRKLARKYHPDVNKDPSAEDKFKEINAAYEVLSDKEKKAQYDQYGDAMFGGQNFHDFSQSQGGNVDLDEILRQMFSGGGGGGFSGFGGAGASGFGGSGFGGQQRYQEPNLDIEANVTIPFAVAILGGSHSVSVNGERFDIKIPAGVKDGERMRVKGKGHAQNGRVGDLFLRIHVAPSPEYEREGDDLVKTIDVPLYAALFGDKIAVQTLEKEIKLKVPQNTKNGQRFRVKGMGAMNRKTKQRGDLYLKANIVLPKVEDLDSELVEVMKEKLPKTI from the coding sequence ATGAGCAAATCATTATACGAAACACTTGAAGTATCTCCAAGTGCGAGTGAATCAGAAATTAAAAAAGCATACAGAAAATTAGCACGTAAATATCATCCGGATGTAAATAAAGATCCGAGTGCTGAAGATAAATTTAAAGAAATTAATGCAGCATATGAAGTTCTTAGCGATAAAGAGAAAAAAGCACAGTATGACCAATATGGTGATGCAATGTTCGGCGGTCAAAATTTCCATGATTTTTCACAAAGTCAAGGCGGAAATGTCGACCTTGATGAAATATTACGTCAAATGTTTTCAGGCGGCGGTGGCGGTGGCTTCAGCGGTTTCGGTGGAGCTGGAGCATCCGGCTTTGGAGGTTCTGGTTTTGGTGGACAACAACGTTACCAGGAACCAAATCTTGATATAGAAGCAAACGTCACAATCCCATTTGCAGTAGCAATTTTAGGTGGCTCACACTCAGTTTCAGTCAATGGTGAGCGCTTTGATATTAAAATTCCAGCCGGTGTTAAAGACGGTGAACGAATGCGTGTCAAAGGAAAAGGGCATGCGCAAAACGGTAGAGTCGGTGACCTTTTCTTGCGTATACATGTAGCACCAAGCCCAGAGTATGAAAGAGAAGGGGATGATTTAGTAAAAACTATTGATGTCCCTCTATATGCTGCACTCTTTGGCGATAAAATAGCTGTGCAGACTCTAGAAAAAGAGATTAAACTAAAAGTACCGCAAAATACGAAAAATGGACAAAGATTCCGCGTCAAAGGCATGGGGGCTATGAATCGTAAAACGAAACAAAGAGGGGACTTATATTTAAAAGCAAATATCGTTTTACCGAAAGTTGAAGATTTAGACTCTGAATTGGTTGAAGTTATGAAAGAAAAACTACCTAAAACAATATAA
- a CDS encoding RNB domain-containing ribonuclease has translation MKSLLIRLTHGLSEQDITEEELPLVREWLVKKYLTNKHNIYKFNSKYRAGVLGLVQKGTAYLHVIGENIKDLFINENNLGLATEGDLVIAQRLLGHRGPPSAKIIEIVGREQTYSVAYIILKEGRKTLVELKTEYPIGAEMTPEELNTYEVGDLFKIDNHENKIMEKIGNIKDPKADEKIVLAQFNKHDEFEEEVLKAAPSFKEVDASKYPKRKDLRDLTFCTIDPVTAKDFDDAIYWDDKNATLYVAIADVSEYVTPFGPIDTEAIYRSFSIYLPHRSIPMLPRQLSETLCSLQPHVDRLAYVFEIKLDLQTLEVVKSEVYEALMHSDRRFNYEEIDLFFEGKLHAKTKEEKEIFAWIAKLKPVTDRLREKRLQDGFDFHSTEIEMTLDENTNLVSTTVAQETPSHGLIEDCMLLANKEAAKRYKRGLFRIHEPPSQAKLQKLYQELAGIGIHVEIKNTIKETIDAIQKQAKEMDIAPEVDTLIIQSQMQARYSPINVGHFGLGFKEYTHFTSPIRRYSDLIVHRLLKAINRGDTQEQSYVLRNIESLSMAISEKEREAMIIESEYKARKYARWAQDNLNKEFKARITATDPELRAELHDEIIGAKLHFTAGSDVILFEDVLIRIDKVNIARARIYASVVGKLDK, from the coding sequence TTGAAATCATTACTAATACGACTCACTCATGGTTTGAGTGAGCAAGACATCACAGAAGAAGAACTTCCTCTAGTACGTGAATGGCTTGTAAAAAAATACCTTACAAACAAACATAATATATATAAATTTAATTCCAAGTATCGTGCCGGAGTATTGGGACTAGTACAAAAAGGAACAGCCTACTTACATGTAATAGGTGAAAATATAAAAGACCTTTTTATCAATGAAAATAATTTAGGTCTGGCTACGGAAGGCGATCTTGTGATTGCACAAAGGCTTCTTGGGCACAGAGGTCCTCCTAGTGCCAAAATTATAGAAATTGTCGGTCGAGAACAAACATATAGTGTTGCTTACATTATTTTAAAAGAGGGACGCAAAACTTTAGTTGAATTAAAAACAGAGTACCCCATCGGGGCTGAAATGACACCTGAAGAGCTCAATACTTATGAAGTTGGTGACTTATTTAAAATAGATAATCATGAAAACAAAATCATGGAAAAAATCGGCAATATAAAGGACCCAAAAGCTGATGAAAAAATTGTTCTTGCCCAATTTAACAAGCATGATGAATTTGAGGAAGAAGTTTTAAAAGCCGCACCTTCTTTTAAAGAAGTAGATGCTTCAAAGTACCCAAAAAGAAAAGATTTAAGAGATTTGACTTTTTGTACGATTGACCCGGTAACTGCAAAAGATTTTGACGATGCTATATATTGGGATGATAAAAATGCAACATTGTATGTTGCCATTGCCGATGTCAGTGAATATGTCACTCCTTTTGGTCCAATAGACACAGAAGCAATTTACAGAAGTTTTTCTATTTATCTGCCGCATCGTTCTATTCCTATGCTGCCGCGACAACTGAGTGAAACATTATGTTCCCTGCAGCCGCATGTAGACAGACTGGCTTACGTATTTGAAATCAAACTCGATTTACAAACACTTGAAGTTGTAAAATCTGAGGTGTATGAAGCACTTATGCATTCCGACAGAAGATTTAACTATGAAGAGATTGATCTCTTTTTTGAAGGAAAACTTCACGCAAAGACAAAAGAGGAAAAAGAAATATTTGCATGGATTGCAAAACTCAAACCGGTAACAGACAGATTAAGAGAAAAACGTCTGCAGGATGGCTTTGATTTTCATTCTACTGAAATAGAAATGACCCTGGATGAAAATACAAATCTTGTATCCACTACGGTTGCGCAGGAGACTCCGTCTCACGGACTTATTGAAGATTGTATGCTTTTAGCAAACAAAGAAGCTGCAAAACGTTACAAAAGAGGGCTTTTTAGAATTCATGAACCGCCAAGCCAGGCAAAACTCCAAAAGCTCTATCAAGAACTAGCCGGTATAGGCATACATGTAGAAATTAAAAACACCATAAAAGAGACGATTGATGCCATCCAAAAACAGGCAAAAGAGATGGATATTGCGCCTGAAGTAGATACGCTTATTATTCAGTCACAAATGCAGGCACGCTACTCTCCTATAAATGTCGGTCACTTTGGACTGGGTTTTAAGGAGTATACGCATTTCACTTCACCTATTAGAAGGTACAGTGATTTAATCGTTCACAGACTCTTAAAAGCCATCAACAGAGGCGATACACAAGAACAGTCTTATGTTTTAAGAAATATTGAGTCACTCAGTATGGCTATCAGTGAGAAAGAGCGTGAGGCAATGATTATTGAATCTGAATATAAAGCACGAAAATATGCCAGATGGGCGCAAGACAATCTCAATAAAGAGTTCAAAGCAAGAATTACAGCAACAGACCCTGAACTGCGGGCAGAACTCCATGATGAAATTATTGGTGCAAAGCTTCATTTTACAGCCGGATCAGATGTTATATTGTTTGAGGATGTCCTAATCAGAATTGATAAAGTCAATATAGCAAGAGCAAGAATATATGCATCAGTGGTTGGGAAATTAGACAAATAA
- the purL gene encoding phosphoribosylformylglycinamidine synthase subunit PurL, translated as MSQQLENIDEQLANHKLSQEDYKHIKEILGREPNLVELGIFSAMWSEHCSYKSSKIHLKGFPTKAPWVIQGPGENAGVIDIGDGYAAVFKMESHNHPSFIEPYQGAATGVGGIMRDVFTMGARPVANLNALRFGNVLNKDDISKHQRYLVRGVTEGIGGYGNCMGVPTIGGETSFDECYNGNILVNAFTLGIAKSDEIFYGKAEGTGNPVMYVGAKTGRDGLGGAVMSSDSFTEESKSLRPTVQVGDPFTEKLLLEACLELFKTDHVVGIQDMGAAGLTSSAFEMAGRSGSGMIMHLDKVPAREEGMTPYDFMLSESQERMLLCAKKGSEQAIIDIFEKWDLDAAVVGEVTDTGNMELFWHGEKCAEVPVDPVSEEAPELNRPMKKPAYLEDIHKVSIDDFDRVSNQEAFETLTKSMEVVDKSWIYTQYDSMVQTNTIKNGGTLDASVIRVKENKKALAMSADCNVRYCYIDPKMGGAAAVIESGRNVAMSGARPLAITDCLNYGNPENPEVMWQFGEGCLGIKEACAQLTTPVIGGNVSLYNETNSVSVFPTPSIATVGVNDDENNVLMSSFQSEGNALYLVGESKSEFGGSLYMKELYDTVAGVMPEIDYKQELALWDLVIEANKKHLLECAKDASSGGVAIALAKMAATSGLGCDVEMGVSDDRDIFSESMSRAIIEVKPENCEAFEAMLDESMSIEKIGTVGGDNIRINDISMNMETLKDSYFNTFRQVIEQDI; from the coding sequence GTGAGCCAACAACTTGAAAACATTGATGAACAGTTAGCAAACCATAAACTTTCACAAGAAGATTACAAACACATAAAAGAGATTTTAGGGCGTGAGCCGAATTTAGTTGAACTGGGTATATTTTCAGCTATGTGGAGTGAACACTGTTCGTACAAATCCTCTAAAATACACTTGAAAGGTTTTCCGACGAAAGCACCTTGGGTTATTCAGGGTCCAGGCGAAAATGCCGGTGTTATTGACATTGGAGATGGCTATGCGGCTGTTTTTAAAATGGAATCACATAATCATCCAAGTTTTATTGAACCTTATCAAGGTGCTGCAACGGGTGTCGGCGGGATTATGCGTGATGTATTTACAATGGGTGCACGTCCTGTTGCGAACTTAAATGCACTGCGTTTTGGTAATGTTTTAAACAAAGATGATATCTCTAAACATCAACGTTATTTAGTACGTGGTGTAACTGAGGGTATCGGTGGTTATGGAAACTGTATGGGTGTTCCGACTATCGGTGGTGAGACAAGCTTTGATGAATGTTACAATGGAAATATTCTTGTCAATGCATTTACACTGGGCATTGCTAAAAGTGATGAAATCTTCTATGGTAAAGCAGAAGGAACAGGAAACCCTGTAATGTATGTCGGTGCAAAAACGGGTCGTGATGGTCTTGGCGGGGCTGTTATGAGCTCAGATTCTTTTACTGAAGAGAGTAAATCTCTTCGTCCTACTGTACAAGTTGGTGATCCGTTTACTGAAAAACTACTTTTAGAAGCATGTTTAGAACTCTTTAAAACTGACCATGTTGTTGGTATTCAAGATATGGGAGCTGCCGGGCTTACCTCGTCTGCATTCGAGATGGCAGGGCGTTCAGGTTCCGGAATGATTATGCATTTAGATAAGGTTCCTGCCCGAGAAGAAGGCATGACACCTTATGACTTTATGCTCAGTGAATCTCAAGAGCGTATGCTCCTTTGTGCTAAAAAAGGTTCAGAACAGGCAATTATTGATATTTTTGAAAAATGGGATTTAGATGCTGCTGTTGTGGGTGAAGTTACTGACACAGGAAACATGGAACTCTTCTGGCATGGAGAAAAATGTGCAGAGGTTCCGGTTGACCCTGTAAGTGAAGAAGCACCTGAACTCAACCGTCCGATGAAAAAACCTGCCTATTTGGAAGATATACATAAAGTAAGTATTGATGACTTTGACAGAGTTTCAAACCAAGAAGCATTTGAGACATTAACAAAATCTATGGAAGTTGTAGATAAATCTTGGATTTATACACAATATGATTCGATGGTGCAAACAAATACAATCAAAAATGGCGGGACACTTGACGCTTCGGTCATTCGTGTAAAAGAGAATAAAAAAGCTTTGGCAATGTCAGCTGACTGTAATGTTCGTTACTGCTACATTGATCCAAAAATGGGTGGAGCGGCTGCAGTTATAGAATCTGGTCGTAATGTTGCAATGAGCGGAGCAAGACCGTTGGCAATTACGGATTGTCTCAACTATGGTAATCCTGAAAACCCTGAAGTCATGTGGCAGTTTGGTGAAGGTTGTTTAGGTATTAAAGAAGCATGTGCCCAGCTTACAACTCCTGTCATCGGTGGAAATGTTTCTCTTTATAATGAAACAAATAGTGTTTCGGTTTTTCCGACACCTTCTATTGCAACTGTCGGTGTAAATGATGATGAAAACAATGTCTTGATGTCAAGTTTTCAATCTGAAGGAAATGCACTCTATTTAGTAGGTGAGAGTAAATCTGAATTTGGCGGTTCTTTATATATGAAAGAGTTATATGATACTGTAGCAGGTGTTATGCCTGAGATTGATTACAAACAAGAGCTTGCACTTTGGGATTTAGTAATAGAAGCAAATAAAAAACATCTTTTAGAATGTGCAAAAGATGCAAGCAGCGGCGGTGTTGCAATAGCGCTTGCTAAAATGGCAGCAACAAGCGGGCTTGGATGTGATGTAGAGATGGGTGTATCTGATGACAGAGATATTTTCTCAGAGAGCATGAGTCGTGCAATCATCGAAGTAAAACCTGAAAATTGTGAAGCTTTTGAAGCAATGCTGGATGAATCAATGTCAATTGAGAAAATCGGTACGGTCGGCGGAGATAATATTCGCATTAATGATATAAGTATGAATATGGAAACACTCAAAGACAGCTATTTTAATACATTTAGACAAGTAATAGAGCAAGATATATAA
- the purH gene encoding bifunctional phosphoribosylaminoimidazolecarboxamide formyltransferase/IMP cyclohydrolase: MQKRALVSVSDKNGVVDFCKSLVKNGYEIISTGGTYKLLKENGVDAVEIDEVTKFPECFEGRVKTLNPYVHGGILHRRDKQSHLDQAKELGVEAIDLVCVNLYPFKETIERTDDFDDIIENIDIGGPAMVRSAAKNFDSVIIVTDVEDYDVVIDAIENEKNTKEFRRGFMIKAYEHTAAYDSMIANYMNERFNEGFGEKQFVVGNKVMNTRYGENPHQKGALYEFDKHFSNNFNTLKGEASFNNLNDLNGAVKIAAAFGSDNAVCISKHGNPCGFAIKETLLEAYTEALKCDPVSAFGGVVAVNGTVDKALAQKMNEIFIEVIIAGRITEEAQEVFAAKKRIKLFEMGADKLILANDKKDFKHIDGGFIFQDADKVKDDEVKNAKLMSKKAATSEEMKDLEIAYKVASLTKSNCVVYVKNSAMVAVGMGMTSRVDAAQCALKKAKEMGLDVSGAALASEAFFPFRDSIDAAAAAGVKNVIEPGGSIRDDEIIAAADEFGMSLYFSAIRHFLH; the protein is encoded by the coding sequence GTGCAGAAAAGAGCGTTAGTAAGTGTAAGCGATAAAAACGGTGTAGTTGATTTTTGTAAATCATTAGTGAAAAACGGATATGAAATTATTTCAACCGGTGGAACATACAAACTTTTAAAAGAGAACGGCGTCGATGCTGTTGAAATTGATGAGGTGACAAAATTTCCTGAATGTTTTGAAGGGCGTGTAAAAACTCTAAATCCTTACGTTCACGGTGGAATTTTACACCGTCGTGACAAGCAGTCACATTTAGATCAGGCAAAAGAACTTGGTGTTGAGGCGATTGATTTGGTTTGTGTAAACCTTTATCCATTTAAAGAAACGATTGAAAGAACTGATGATTTTGATGATATTATTGAAAATATCGATATCGGTGGTCCGGCAATGGTTCGCTCGGCTGCAAAAAACTTTGACTCAGTTATTATTGTAACAGATGTAGAGGATTATGATGTCGTAATAGATGCTATTGAAAATGAAAAAAATACAAAAGAGTTCCGTCGAGGTTTTATGATAAAAGCATATGAGCATACAGCAGCTTATGACTCAATGATTGCAAACTATATGAATGAACGTTTCAATGAAGGTTTCGGTGAGAAGCAGTTTGTTGTCGGAAATAAAGTTATGAACACGCGTTATGGTGAAAACCCTCATCAAAAAGGCGCACTCTATGAATTTGACAAACATTTTTCAAATAATTTTAATACACTTAAAGGTGAAGCAAGTTTTAACAATTTAAATGATTTAAACGGTGCAGTAAAAATTGCTGCTGCATTTGGAAGTGATAATGCTGTTTGTATTTCAAAACATGGGAATCCATGTGGATTTGCTATTAAAGAAACACTTTTAGAGGCTTATACAGAAGCACTAAAGTGTGATCCGGTATCTGCCTTTGGCGGCGTTGTCGCAGTAAATGGCACGGTTGATAAAGCACTAGCGCAGAAAATGAATGAAATCTTTATTGAAGTAATTATAGCAGGACGTATTACAGAAGAAGCACAAGAAGTATTTGCTGCGAAAAAACGTATAAAACTCTTTGAAATGGGTGCAGATAAGTTAATACTTGCAAATGATAAAAAAGATTTTAAACATATTGACGGCGGATTTATTTTTCAAGATGCAGATAAAGTAAAAGATGATGAAGTGAAAAATGCAAAACTGATGAGTAAAAAAGCGGCAACTTCTGAAGAGATGAAAGATTTGGAAATCGCTTATAAAGTAGCTTCACTAACAAAATCAAATTGTGTTGTATATGTGAAAAATTCGGCTATGGTTGCAGTTGGTATGGGAATGACAAGCCGTGTTGATGCGGCACAATGTGCATTGAAAAAAGCAAAAGAGATGGGACTTGATGTAAGTGGTGCTGCTTTGGCTTCAGAAGCATTTTTTCCTTTCCGTGATTCTATCGATGCAGCAGCAGCAGCAGGTGTAAAAAATGTTATTGAACCGGGCGGTTCTATTCGTGATGATGAAATTATTGCCGCAGCCGATGAATTTGGTATGAGTCTTTACTTCTCAGCTATTCGCCACTTCTTACACTAA
- the holA gene encoding DNA polymerase III subunit delta: MYKNEFDKHIQNKSISNSFVFFGESSFLIDMYTKMLTNIENTNILSYYHDEYDFNSAKAHLSQGSLFGDRNILIIKSEKKVPKKELDILLELCDKNPDNIFVYAYYGSDHKTYNNKKAFAKTKAMNVRFFHPKEYEAQNIVFQLAQEKNVNIDKFTISHLLKIHNGDVALASNEIDKFRVYDKAITTKDVDNLVYGLASINLDDFIKKLLDKKDFRDDLLNILEHGEDEIRIISAITAYLTQLYMFNIYIRINGAPNALEILGYPAPSFIVEQKASAAIKIKPQTYSKLHELLLNSELQMKSSNVDKSAILLSSLIRLQKLL; this comes from the coding sequence ATGTATAAAAACGAATTCGATAAACATATACAGAACAAGAGTATCTCAAACAGTTTTGTTTTCTTTGGTGAAAGTAGTTTTTTGATAGACATGTATACAAAAATGCTTACAAATATAGAAAACACAAATATACTCAGTTATTACCATGACGAGTATGACTTTAATTCTGCAAAAGCCCATCTTTCACAGGGTTCACTTTTTGGAGATAGAAATATTCTCATCATTAAAAGTGAAAAAAAAGTTCCCAAAAAAGAGCTTGACATACTTTTAGAGTTATGCGATAAAAATCCGGACAATATTTTTGTATATGCCTATTATGGTTCAGATCATAAAACTTACAATAATAAAAAAGCTTTTGCCAAGACGAAGGCCATGAATGTAAGATTTTTTCATCCAAAAGAGTATGAAGCACAAAATATTGTTTTTCAACTTGCACAGGAAAAAAATGTCAATATTGATAAGTTTACAATCTCACATCTGCTTAAAATTCATAACGGTGATGTCGCACTTGCATCAAATGAAATAGATAAATTTCGTGTATATGACAAAGCAATTACAACAAAAGATGTCGACAATTTGGTTTATGGGCTTGCAAGTATTAATCTTGATGATTTTATAAAAAAATTGCTTGACAAAAAAGATTTTCGAGATGATTTACTAAATATACTAGAACATGGCGAAGATGAAATAAGAATTATCAGTGCTATAACTGCTTACTTAACGCAACTTTATATGTTTAATATTTACATTCGTATAAACGGTGCGCCTAATGCTTTAGAAATTTTAGGTTACCCTGCTCCATCATTTATTGTTGAACAAAAAGCATCTGCAGCGATTAAAATCAAACCACAAACGTATTCAAAACTTCACGAGCTACTCTTAAATAGCGAACTTCAGATGAAAAGTTCAAATGTAGATAAAAGTGCAATTCTCCTTTCAAGCTTAATCCGATTACAAAAACTGCTTTAG
- the greA gene encoding transcription elongation factor GreA, whose product MKEPMSIEGYDKLIEEFKYLLEVEKPKVAHEKLVAAALGDRSENADYQAAKEKLRFIDKRLFYLNKMIQSSHIIDPSLHEHKQVAFGSSVTLVNIDTEDEEIYTICGVLESEPENGLISIHSPLAKAMLGKKEGDEFKIQLPNALKEYEIQKIKYKNIFSLKKNIRSKSDFSFH is encoded by the coding sequence ATGAAAGAGCCGATGAGTATTGAAGGATATGACAAGCTTATAGAAGAATTCAAATATTTGTTAGAAGTTGAAAAACCCAAGGTCGCACATGAAAAACTTGTTGCAGCAGCACTTGGTGACAGAAGTGAAAATGCGGATTATCAAGCTGCAAAGGAGAAATTGCGTTTTATTGATAAGAGACTTTTTTATCTCAACAAAATGATTCAAAGTTCGCATATAATCGACCCCTCTCTGCATGAGCATAAGCAGGTTGCCTTTGGCAGCAGTGTTACGCTTGTAAATATTGATACGGAAGATGAAGAAATTTATACTATCTGCGGGGTATTGGAGAGTGAGCCTGAAAATGGCCTGATTTCTATACATTCACCTCTGGCTAAAGCTATGCTTGGCAAAAAAGAGGGAGATGAATTCAAAATACAACTGCCGAATGCTCTCAAAGAGTATGAAATTCAAAAAATAAAGTATAAAAATATCTTTTCATTGAAAAAAAATATTCGTTCAAAAAGCGATTTTTCTTTTCATTAA
- a CDS encoding Fur family transcriptional regulator, with the protein MNNYTDILRQHHLKATPQRLEIANALGCNGHMTIEKLYEVMLKKFNSISLATIYKNINLMIENAFIQEVKIPNEKSVYELTKEMHSHIVCRQCNEIHDITLDLSQTAQLASQTSHFKIDKADLVLSGLCQKCQQI; encoded by the coding sequence ATGAATAATTATACAGACATATTACGACAGCACCATTTAAAGGCAACGCCTCAAAGATTAGAAATTGCAAATGCACTTGGTTGTAATGGACACATGACAATAGAAAAGCTGTATGAAGTCATGTTAAAAAAGTTTAATTCAATTTCACTTGCTACTATTTATAAAAATATTAATCTGATGATAGAGAATGCTTTTATACAAGAAGTAAAAATTCCAAATGAAAAATCAGTATATGAACTTACAAAAGAGATGCATTCACATATAGTATGCAGACAATGTAATGAAATTCATGACATTACACTGGACTTGTCGCAAACAGCACAACTTGCTTCACAAACTTCTCATTTCAAAATTGACAAAGCAGATTTGGTTTTATCCGGACTTTGTCAAAAGTGCCAACAGATTTAA